GATCGATCCATCCGCACCGACGATGTCGCGGCCGAAGCGTTCGACCACGCGCTCGAACCCGAGCGTCGACGGCGCATAGACCTCGTGCGCGACCGCGTCCGCGTCGAGAACGTGAGCGCCGCGTTCGGCCAGCAGCTGCGCGACCGTGGACTTCCCCGACCCGATGCCGCCGGTCAGACCGATGATGGTTGCCATCGGATCGGATTCTAAACGGACGGCGGACGCGGGCAATGTCCTGCAGCGCCGAAGCCGTCACGGATTGACCTTGCCCGTTCGCGCGGCATTGTTGCCGGCGCGGCCGTCAGCGGCAGACGCGCACCTTGCATGCAAAGCGGCCGTTCCGTCATCTCTTCGTCCGACTCCGGCGCGGCGCGCGCCGCCGATCCATGGGCTGCGGTCGCCGTCTTCCTCGTTGCCTGCATCTATTTCGCGGCGTTCCGGCCTCTGGAGCGGCCGCTGCTGCTCGATGCTGCAACCTGGGACTACATGGCCGTCGAGCTGCCGCGCGGCCTGGTCCCCTATCGCGACGTCTTTCTCCACAAGACGCCCGGCACGGCATTCGTCGGCGCGGTCGCAGCGGCGGTGGCATCGGCCATCGGGGCCGAGCCGGTGCTCGGTGTGCACGCGTTCATTTTATTGCAGGGGGCGCTGGCGCCGGCGTTGCTGTTTCTTCTGTGCCGACCCTGCATGGAACGCGGCGCGGCGGTCGCGTGCAGCCTTTCCCTTCTGGCCTACGACCAATGGGTCGTCGCGGTCCTGGAGGGGAGCCAGCCCAAGGTGCCAACGCTCGTCTTCGGACTGCTATGTCTGGTGGCGGCGCAGCGGCGAAAGGTGGCATGGTCGGGGATTCTCGGCGGCGCCGCCGTGCTGTGCTGGCAGCCGGCCTTGTGCTTCCTTGCCGGCGCGCTCATGCCGCTGGTGGCGCGCGAAACGACGTGGCCATCCCGGCTGCGCGTGACGATGCGGATGGCGGCGATGTCGCTCGTGCCGACGGTGATCCTGCTTGCGTGGCTGGCGCTGCAGGGCGCGCTGCAGGCGTTCGTCGACCAGGCCATCCTCTTCAACGTCGACTACATCCAGCTCAAGGCGCGCACGTTGCCGGGCACGCTGCGCGCGCTCGGCTGGAACTTCGCCGACTGGGAAGACGTCGAAATGCTCATGCTGCCGGCGGTCATCGCCGGCCTCCTGCTGCGACCCCAGCGGCTCCCGGCCTCGCTCCTCCTCTCGACCGCCATCTACTTCGCCATGCTGTTCGTCAGCATGCAGTCGTGGCCGGACCTGATCCTGCTGGGCCCGGGCCTGGCGGCCATCTTCGGCGCCGGCCTTCACGGACTGCTGCGCGCCGCGCTGCGGCCGATGGCAGCGACGGTGCTGGCGCTTGCGCTCGTGGCAGCGGCGGCCGCGCCGGATGCACGCCCGAAGTATCGGCCAGGCCTCGATTTCACGCAGCAGCGCGCCAGAATGCGGCAGCTGGCGTCGGAGGTCGGGCCACACGAGCCGATCATCGGCGTCAGCGTGCCCGAATTCTTCCTGCACACCGGCCGCCGCAACGGTTGGATGTGGCCGTATCTCTGGTTCGGTGTCGATGCGTTCGCCGCCGCGCACACTGCCGGCGGCTTCGAGGGCATTCTGCGCGATCTGGAAGCGTCCGACCCGCCGATGATCCTTCTCGGCAGGCACTGGACGGGCCCGCTGCGCGCACGTTTCGAAGAGTGGGCCGCCGCCCGCTACGAGGTCAGCGAGGTGAAGATCTTCCCGCACACGCAGCGGCCGATGCGCGTGTATCGCCGCCGCAGCGGCTAGCTCACCAGTTGTCCTTCAGGCGACGCGTCGCCGCCAGGATCGAAACGGGATCATCGCCCGCCTGCGCATCTCGGGCCTGCACCGAAGCACGCAGCTCCTGGCTGTGCGTGCGCAGGAAAGGATTCGTGGCCTTCTCGATCTCGATGGTCGAGGGAACGGTGGGCAAACCCTGCTCCCGCAGGCGGGCGACCTCCCGCCGCCGCTCCGCCAGGGCGGCATTGCCGGGCTCGAGCAATGCGGCGAATTCCAGGTTCTTCTGCGTGTACTCGTGCCCGCAGTAGACGCGCGTTCGGTCCGGCAGGGCGGCGAGCCGCGAGAGCGACGACATCATCTGCGCGGCGTCGCCTTCGAACAGGCGCCCGCACCCGCCGGCGAACAGCGTATCGCCGGTGAAGACCGCGTCATCGGCGGCGAAGTAGTAGGCGAGATGCCCGCGCGTGTGGGCGGGAATGAAGATCGCCTGCGCGGTCAGCGTGCCCAGCGAGAACGTTTCCCCGTCCGCAAGCGGCCTGGTCATTCCAGGAATGCGGTCGGCGTCCTCGCGGTAGCCGTAGACCTCGACGCTGCCCGGCGCTGCCGCCTGCAGCAGCGCCTGATTGCCTCCGACGTGGTCGAAATGGTGATGGGTCGAGAGGATCGCGGCGATGCGCACGCGCTCGCGCTCGGCCGCCGCAAGCACGCTATCGGCTTCGGCAACATCGACGACACCGGCAACACCGCTTCTCTCGTCGACGACGAGATACGCGTAGTTGTCCATCAGCTGCTCGACCGGAACGACGCGCATGGAGCTACGGCGCAGCCTGGCCTGCAGGCGCAGGCGGCGATGCTGGAGGATTGGCTGGTCCCGCGGGCGCAGCGGCCGGCCCAGAGGGCGCCGCGCCCTGCGGCTTTGCGCCTGCAGCGGCCGGTGCCGAGGACGCCGCGCCCTGAGGCTGCGGGGCTGCGGCCGCCGGCGCGGCGGGCTTGCCCTGGTCGCCCTCGCCCTCGTCGCCTTCGTCGGCGTCCTCCGGGAGGGCGGGCGGACTGTACGTCTGCGAGCCCTCGCTGGTTCGAATGACCTCTCCGGTAGCGGGATCGATGTCCTCGACCTTCAGCCTCATGACCTTGGCCGCATCGTCGTTCGTGACGTATTCGCGCGCCACGAGCTTCTCGTCGCGATAGCCTTCGCGATACTCCGGCCAGTACAGGCCGTCGCGAATGATGCCGCGATGCGCGCCCACCAGACGCCCATTGGCCCAGACCTTGTACTCGAAACGGTCACCGTCGCGCTTGACGCCGAAGATGAGGCCGCGGCTCGGCGGCTGCGCGACCTCGCCCTGGAAGTCGGTGATGCGGTAACGGCCGTAGGGGTCCTTCTTCATGACCGGCCCCGCCACGTAATATTTGTATCCTTCCAGGATCGGGATGTTGCGCGGGCGGGCGTCCTCTTCTGCCGCAGGCTTGCCGCCATCGGCCTTGGCCGTTGGAGTGGGCTTTGTTGGATCGGCGGCCTTTTCGTCGGACGTGCAGGCTGCGAGTGCGAAGGCCAGCGCCAGGGACATGGCTGCCAGCGAAAGCTTGTGTGGCGTCATCCAGAACTCCCGGTTGTTCAACGTGCCGTCGGTTTGGCGGCCGCGGCCGAAACGTCGCCGCCCGCGTCGTGCTCGGTTCGCGAGGCACTGTCGAGGCTGCGGATCGCGCGCGTCGCGCGAGGCCGTGCCAGCAGCTTGGGCTCCGGCGACGCAGCCGCTTCGAGCACCATCTCCTCGAGGCGCTCGATGCGGCTCTTGAGGGAATCGACCGCCTCCAGCTGCTGCATGCGCCGTTCGAGCGCCTGCTCGAACGCTTCCGATCTTTCTTCCAGGCGCGACATCACGCCCTGCGCCTTTCCCTGCAGCCGCGCCATCGCCGCCGCCGCGCCTTCCAGCCGGGCGATCGATTCCTCCAGGCGCTCGATGCGTGCAGCCCCATCGGCATCGCGTCTGCGTAGCCGCGCCACCTGTTCGAGCAGCGAGCGCACGTCGCGGCCGAGCGACTCCATGGCGCGCGCATCGGCCAGACCGAAGGCCTGCGCAGCCTGTCGCGCGACATCTGCCGATACCAGGCCCACCACGTCGAGCGCACGCCGCAGGGTGCCACCATCGACGCCGAAGCGATCCATGAGCACAGCGACCTCGCGCTCCAGCATCGAGACCGCTTCGAGCAGGCTCTGGATGTTCTTGTCGTAGCGGGACTGATTGCGGGACTCTTGCGCCATGACCCAGAAGCCTCCGATCGGGCGCGCAGACGAGCACGAAGGCTCGACAGCGAAGTGCGCACTATCAGCCGTGCGGCGCCTGCAAGCAAACCGCTATGCCGTCGCCCTCGGCCCCTCCGGTGTGATGGCGCGGCCGCCTCAGCGAATGCCGAAGGTCACGCTGACGGTGGCGGAGATCTCCAGCGTTCCGGGCAAGACGGCAGTGGCGGCATCCGCGCCGGCGCTTTCCATCATCGCCATGCGGTTGCGGCCGTATATCGGAATCGGCCCGCCCCGTGATTCGCTGCTCGCGTCGACCAGCGGACCGAGCGCAACGCCGAGAGACTCGGCCACAATTTCGGCCTCGGCGCGCGCACGACGGCCCGCTTCGAGCAGCGCCTGCCTGCGCGCAGCGTCTTCGTCGTCGAGGTAGAACGAGATCGATTCGATCTCGTTCGCGCCCGCTTCTACCGCCGAGTCGATCAGCGCTCCTACCTGTGGAAGGTCGTCGGTGACGACGAGGAGACGGTTGCTGGCCACATATCCGAGCAGCCGCCTCTGCGCTGCTCCCGGCCTCTCCTGGTAGTCGTACTCGGCGCTGAGATCGTAACCGGCGGTGCGCACCTCGCCGGGCGCCTTGACCAGCGATTCCAGTTTTGCGAGCAGGCTCTGACTGGCCGTCGCGTTCGCTTCGGATGCGGCCTTGGCCGTAGGCGCGCGCGACACAACTGCCACGGTCAGGCGCGCACGATCCGGGCTCGCCTTGACCGTGGCCGTTCCCGAGACGCGGATCACGCGCGGAGGATCGGACGGCTGCTGCGCTTCCGCCGGGACGGCGGCCGCCGCGAGCAGACACATACTCGTTGCCATTGCATGCACGACCATTCGTCGCTTCATTTCCCGATCTCCCTCGCCTCTTCGCGCCGGCCACGAGCAAACGCATAGATCTCCGACGAGCCCTTGCGGGTGGACGGCGGCCTGTAGGTGCTGACGATACGAAAAACCGCGCGCAGCTTCCTCATCGCCTCCGCTTCGACGCGCGAGAACAGCTTGACCAGCAGCTTCCCGTCGCGCACCAACAGCTCGCGCGAGACGTCCAGCGCCAGCTCGACCAGCGCTTCTTCGCGGGCATCGTCGGCATCGCGAATCCCTGTCAGCTTGGGCGCCATGTCCGAGAGCACGACGTCGGCGCGGCCGCCGGTTCTCTCGCGCAGCTGCGCACGAATCCCGTCATCCGCAACGTCTCCGCGCAGCACGTCGACGTTGGGCAGGCCAAGCGGTGCGACCTCGACGAGATCGACGCCGACGACGCGCCCGCGTTCGCCGACGGTGCGCGCCGCGACCTGCAACCACGCTCCGGGCCAGCAACCGAGATCGACGACGGTCTGTCCTGGAGCAAACAGGTGGAAGCGCGCATCGAGATCTTCGAGCTTGACGCCCGCGCGCGAGCGCAGCCCTGCCTGTCTGGCAGCACGATACGCCGCGTCCTTGCGCTGGTAGCTCAAATCGCCCGATCCTGCGCGCAATGCTCGGTTGCCCGTCGTGTGGCGCTGGGGCACCATCGCAGCTTTCCTGATGACTCTCAACGCACAGCAGCTCGAAGCCGTCGCACACGACGAAGGCCCGTTGCTCGTCCTCGCGGGCGCCGGCAGCGGCAAGACGCGCGTGCTCGTTCACCGCATCGCAAGGCTGATCGAAGAGGGCCGTGCGGCCCCGTACGAGATCCTCGCCGTGACGTTCACGAACAAGGCGGCACGCGAGCTGATCGAGCGCTGTCGCGCACTGGTCGGACCCGACGCCGACGATCTGTGGGTCGGAACCTTCCATGGGATCGGCGCCCGTCTGCTGCGCCGCCACGGCGCACTGCTCGGCTATCCGGGCTCGTTTTCCATTCTCGATACCGACGACCAGATCCGGCTGCTCAAGGATGTGCTGGCGGCAGCCAACATCGACGAGACACGGTTGCGGCCCGAAGCGCTGCGCGCCTTCATCGACGCAGCCAAGAACGAGGCGCGAACGCCAGCCGACATGGCCGAAGCCGCGGACTCGCCCTTCGCCGTGGACGCCGCAGGGCTCTACGCCAGCTACCAGCAGAGGCTGCTGGCGATGGGCGCCGTCGACTTCGGCGATCTCATCACGGGCGTTCTGCGGCTGTTCCGCAGCCACCCCGAGGTGCTGTCACGCTACCAGCAGCGCCTGCGCTTCCTGCACGTGGACGAGTACCAGGACACCAACCACGCGCAGTACCTGATGGTCAGCATGCTCGCGTCCGCTCACCGCAATCTGTGCGTCGTCGGCGACGACGATCAGTCCATCTACGCGTGGCGGGGCGCCGACCCTCGCAACATCCTCGAGTTCGAGCGGGACTTTCCCGGCGCCAAGGTGGTGCGGCTGGAGCAGAACTACCGCTCCACGCGTAACATCATCGATGCGACGGCCGCGCTCATCGCCAACAATCGCGAACGTCATGCCAAGACGATGTGGACCGCGGCTGATCCGGGCGCGAAGATCACCGTCTATCACGCCTCGGACGAGAAGGACGAGGCGCGCTACGTCATCGCTGGCCTTCGCGCTCTCGGCAGCGCGCGTGGCCGCGCAGCAGTCTTCTACCGAACCAACGCGCAGTCCCGCGCCATGGAAGAAGAGCTGGTGCGCAACCAGATGCACTACGTCATCGTCGGCGCCACCCGCTTCTACGAGCGCCGCGAGGTGCGCGACCTGATCGCGTACCTGCGCTTCGTCGGCAATCCGGCCGACGACATCAGTCTCGACCGCATCATCAACGTGCCGACGCGGGGAATCGGACGCACGACGTGGGAGCGGCTGCGCGTGGAGGCCGCGGCGCGTGCCGTGCCGGTATGGGAAGTGATCGGAGACGACGCCGTGCTGGCTGGCCTCGGCAGCGCCGCGCGGTCGCGCCTGCTCGCTTTCCGCGCCACCGCGCGCGCCTGGCTCGACGGAATGTTCGAAGGCGTTGCGCAGCTGCTGCTGCGCATCCTCGACGACACCGGCTACATCGGTTACCTGGAGAGCCGCCCCGACGACGATCCGGGCGGACGCAGCGACAACGTCAAGGAACTGGTGACCGTGGCTCAGCTCTTCGACGAGGAGTATGGGGCGCTGGTACCCACACCCGAAGATCCGCTTCCGCCTCCTCTGGTGGCCTTCCTCGAGCGGCTGGCACTGGCATCGGACGTCGACCAGTACGAGAGCCGCGAGCAGGCGGTCACGCTGATGACCGTCCATAACTCCAAGGGCCTCGAGTTCGGCCACGTCTTCCTCATCGGCATGGAGGAAGGAATCTTCCCGCACTCACGGTCGGTCGACGAAGAGGGCCGTGGCGTCGAGGAAGAGCGCAGGCTCTGCTACGTCGGCATGACGCGCGCGATGACGCGGCTGTGGCTGACGCACGCCCGGCGCCGGCACGTGTTCGGGTCGACGCAATACAATCTCGCCTCGCGCTTCCTCGACGAGCTGCCCCCCGGCCTGCTGGTGCACGAACGCAGCGCCGTCGAACGTGGCGAGTACGAGCAGCCGCGCATCAACCGCGGCGGCACCGACTATGCGGACGACTTCCACGACACGTGGGAAAGCCGCGCCCGCCCGATGCCGGCGCCGGTGCGACCGGCATCGGGTTTGTCGAGCAGGCTGCCGTCATCGCCGCAGTCGGCGGGACGGTACAAGCCGGGCATGCGAGTCGTGCATCCGATGTTCGGAGTGGGGACGGTGCGGGAGTCCGACGGAAGCGGAGAAGCCGAGAAGCTGATCGTCCAGTTCCAGCGGTTCGGCGTAAAGAAGCTGGTCGCGCATCTGGCGCGGCTCGAGATCGTCTGACGGGCGGCCAGCCGGCGGGAGGCGCGGCCTCGCGCTGTCGGATTCGAGGCGGCCGCAAATGCTGCCGTCAGCGCGCCACCGACGTGCAGACCCTCGCCGAGCGCTCGCGCGCGCAGAGGCGCGACTGCGGTTCGTCCACTCCGTGGTGCGGAGCGATGTACCGGCCGGCGGCAGCCAGCGGCCGCGTCACCGTCAGCTCCAGGAACTTCCCGACCGGATAGACGAAAAGGTAGGCGATCTTGAGAGGATGCGCGTCCTCGGAGTCGCGGTACTGATCCGCGCGCGCAGCGGGAGCCGCTGCCATGCCGGTCAGGATGACGAGTACGGCAATGGCCGCGCGTACGGATGCGGTGATCGGCTTGCGCATGAAGCTCTCCCTGGGCGTGCCCTTGCCTGCAACGATGCCGGCAGCTGCGCCCGCTCGCAACGACCTTGCCTGAAAACCGCGGTCTTATACACCACTGGCGGGCGTTTTCGCGCCGCGGAGGACACGGACACGTGGTGAGCTTCGTTCCTGCCAGACCGCGCCGCTTCACCAGGGCCACACGGCTTTCGTCGTGGCGGCGTCTGTCGCTGCACGTCTGGGGGCCACCGCGGGATCCGACCGTCTACGGCACGCTCGAGATCAACATGCGCAAGGCGCTCGTTTATCTCGATGAGCTGAACGCGGCGGGTGGACCTCGCGCCACCGTCACGCATCTGGTCGTCAAGGCCATCGCGAAGGCCCTTTCCGAATATCCCGAAGCCAACGCGCTGGTCGCCCTGCGGCGCGTCTACCTGCGCAGCACCATCGACGTGTACTGCCAGGTCGCCACCGACGGCGGGCGTGACCTTTCGGGCGTCAACATCCGCCAGGCGGACTGCAAGTCCGTCGCCGACATCGCCGACGAGCTCATGAAGGCGGCCGCCGCGGTTCGCTCCGGACGCGACCGCGGGTCCGAGCAGACCAAGCGGACGCTGGCGCGAGTGCCGGACGCGCTGCTCGGCATCCTGCTCAAGCTGACGGGATTCCTCACGTACGACCTGCGCCTCGATCTCAGCGCATGGGGCATCGCGTACGATCAGTTCGGCGCGGCGATGGTCTCCAACGTGGGCGGCTTCGGTCTCGGCAACGGGCTGGCGCCGCTGGTGCCGGTCAGCCGTTCTCCCATCGTCCTGCTGGTTGGAGAGGTCGTGCCGCGCCCGGCCGTCGAAGACGGGCGCCTGGTCGTTGCGCCGATGGTCACGATCGGCTGCACCTTCGATCACCGCGTCATCGACGGCTACCAGGCATCGCAGATGGCACGCATCGTCATCGAGTCGGTGTCGGATCCGCAGGCCGCGTTCGGCCCTGCCAGCCGATCCAGCTGATCTGCCGGCCGGGCGACCCTGGCTGCGCGCGGAAGGAATGGTAGCGGTCGCACGCGCAACGCGTGCACGGACCGCAAGACTGGATATGGGCGGCTGGAACGCCGGCCGAGACCAGAATGGCGGTGTTGATCGCGCGCAGGTCCAGATGCGGCTGTTGCCCGTCGCGCTCGACGACTGCATGCCCCTGGTCGCCGAACCGACGCGCCAGCTCGGCCGACACCTCGTAGCAGCACGCGCCGATGCTGGGGCCCAGCGCCGCGTGAAGGTCTGCGGCGGCCACTCCCGCGGCGACGGCCCGCTCCACCGCGCGCGCCGCAATGGCCGCGATCGTCCCTCGCCATCCCGCGTGGACCGCGGCGGCCCAGTGGCGGTGCGGCGCCACAAGCAAAATCGGCACGCAATCGGCCGTTCGCACGCCGGCCACGCAGCCGGCGCCGGTGACGACGACGGCGTCGGCGTCGGCATCGAGCCTGGCGTAGCCGTCTCGGCAGCCGTTGCCCTCGCGTATGGGTGTGGCGTCGGCGTCGATGACGCGGTCGCCGTGCACCTGCTCTCGCAGCAGCACGGTCGAGGGTGGGGCCGCTACGCGGCGGTCGCCGAACCCGCACAACAGACCGTCGATGCGGTCCCAGCCATGCGGCACCAATGGCAGTTTTGAATCGAAGTTGGTCACCGCGACAGCGGCCTTGCCGGCCGGCCGCTCTATGATAGCCTCGCGCGTTTGTCGGTAGCCAGCGGCCGTCCATGGGTGAGCCGCAGCGGGAATCGGCGGTCACGACCAAGGCAATCGCTTGAAACGCGCGATCAAGATCGTCGGCGCACGCACGCACAACCTCAAGGGAATCGACTGCCAGATCCCCGCTCGTAAGATCACGGTCGTCACCGGCGTATCCGGCTCCGGAAAATCGTCGCTCGTCTTCGATACGCTCTATGCGGAGGGCCAGCGCCGATACGTGCAGTCGCTTTCGACGTACGCCCGGCTCTTCCTCGAGCAGATGCAGCGCCCCGATGTCGACTCGATCAGCGACATTCCGCCCGCGCTGGCGCTCGAACAGAAGAACGCGATCAAGAACGCGCGCTCCACGGTCGGCACGATCACCGAAGTCCACGACTACCTTCGGCTGCTCATGGTGCACGCCGGCACGGTGCATTGCCTGGACTGCGATGGCGTGGTGGCTGCCGAAAGCGTCAGCAGCGTCACCGATCACCTCCTGAAGGAGATGGCCGGCAGGCGCGTGGCGGTTCACGCTCGCGTGCAGCTTCACGGAATGGAGCCGGCCGAGGCCCTGCAGACGCTGATCAAGCAGGGGTACAATCGCATCCTCGTCGGCGGCCAGGCCGTTGCGCTCGAAGAGGCCGGAGAGCAGGCGCTGGCCGGCGGTGGAGTCGAGGTCGTCGTGGACCGCTTCGCCATCAGCACCGACCGCGCCACGCGTATCGCCGAGGCGCTGGCGCGGGGCTTCCAGCTCGGTGCCGGCACGGTCAAGGCCACCGAGCTCGATGGCGGTGGAGAGGCGGCGACGTTCTCGACCCGCTTCGCGTGTCGCGGCTGCGGGCGCGAGTACACGGTGCCGACGCCCCACCTGTTCAGCTTCAACAGTCCGCTCGGCGCGTGTCCGCGCTGCGAGGGCTTCGGCCGGGTGGTCGACATCGACTACGACAAGGTGGTTCCGAACAAGCGCTGCTCGCTGCGCGATGGCGCGGTGGTGCCGTGGAGCACGCCGGCCTACGTCGACTTCCAGCAGGACTTCCTCAAGAGCGCGGAGCGCCGCGGCATCTCCACGCAGGTGCCGTTCTCCCAGCTCACCGATGCCGAGAAGAAGTGGATCTTCGAGGGCGACCGCGAGAATCCGGGAGTGAAGGGGTTCTTCCAGTGGCTGGAGGAGCGGCGCTACAAGACCCACGTCCGCATCCTGCTGGCGCGCTATCGGAGCTACCGCACCTGCCCCGAGTGCCGCGGGGCGCGGCTGAAGCCCGAAGCGCTGGCCGTGCGCGTGCAGGGTCGCAGCATCGCCGAGCTCAGCGCCCTGGCCATCGAAAAGCTGGCGCGCTTCATGGCCAGGCTGGAGCTGTCGGAAACGGCCGCGGCGCGAACCGAATCGGTGCTGCGCGAGCTGCGCGCTCGCCTCGGTTATCTCGAAGAGGTCGGGCTGGGCTACCTGACGCTCGATCGCCAGGCGCGCACGCTGTCGGGCGGCGAAGCGCAGCGCATCCATCTTGCGGCGGCGCTCGGCAGCGCGCTGACCGACACGCTTTACGCCCTGGACGAGCCGACGGTGGGCCTGCACCCGCGCGATGGCCGGCGTCTGCTCAAGGTGCTGCGACATCTGACCAAGATCGGGAACACCGTGGCGCTGGTCGAGCACGACCCGACGCTGATCGAAGGTGCCGACCACGTCATCGACCTCGGGCCGGCAGGCGGCGCCGGCGGCGGGCAGGTGATGTACGAGGGAAAGCCGTCGGGCCTGCCCGGCCGCGAGAGCGCAACCGGCAGGCTGCTTCTCATTCGCACGCTCCACCGGCAGAAGAAGCGCGCCACGAAAAGCATCGACCGCGGCGCGCTCGTCATTCGCGGCGCGCGCGAAAACAACCTCAAGGTGGATCGGATCGAGATCCCGCTCGGGCGCCTGGTGTGCGTCACGGGCGTCTCCGGCTCCGGCAAGTCCACGCTCGTCGAACAGGTGCTGTACGAGAACTGGCTGCGCGAGAAGGGGCTCGGCGGCCACGACGCGGGCGCCTGCGACGGCATCGACGGGCTGGAGCGGCTCGATGACGTGATGATGATGAGCCAGGCCGCGATCGGCCGCTCCCTGCGCTCCAATCCGGCCACGTACCTCAAGATCTACGACGACATCCGCAAGCTGTTCGCCCAGACCTCAGCCGCGCGCCGCGCCAAGATCACTCCGGGCGCGTTCTCGTTCAATACTCCGGGCGGTCGCTGCGAGCACTGCCAGGGCACCGGGACGACCACGCTCGAGATGCACTTCATGGCCGACATCGAGGTGCCCTGCGACGAGTGCGAAGGCCGCCGCTTCAAGCCCGGAATTCTCGAGATCCGTTATCACGACAGGAACATCAACGAGGTCCTGGCCATGACGGTGGACGAGGCCGGCGCCTTTTTCGCCGACCGCGCGCCGATCGCCTCCAAGCTGGCCTGTCTGCAATCGGTCGGCCTGGGATACCTCGCGCTGGGGCAATCGACCTCGACGCTGTCCGGTGGCGAAGCGCAGCGGCTGAAGCTGGCCGGTTTCCTGGCCGAGGAGAAGCGCGGCAAAGGATCTCTTTTCATCTTCGACGAGCCGACGACGGGCCTGCATCTACAGGACGTCCATACCCTGATCGGCGTGCTCGACGGGCTCGTTGCACGCGGGCATTCGGTGCTGGTGGTCGAGCATCACACCGATTTCATCTCGCATGCGGACTGGGTCATCGATCTGGGGCCCGAAGGCGGCGACAAAGGCGGTCGTCTCGTGGTCGCCGGCCCGCCCCTGGAGGTGGCGCGCTGTCCGAAGTCGCACACGGGTGCCGAGCTCAAGCAGCTGCTGGCGATGTAGCTGCAACGAACCGTTTCGGGCACGGACGGTCGAGCTCGCATAGTTGCCCGTGCGGCGAAGCCGCGGGCTGCGTGACCGTTTCGGCCGCCACTGCTGCCGGAAAGGAGCTGAGAATGACTGCAAATGGCAAGGCTGTCATCGTCGGTGTCGGGCCTCGCGCCGGCCTGGGCGGCGCGCTCTGCGAGCGGGTGGCGCGCGAAGGAATGCATGTCTTCGTCGCCGGCCGCACCGCCGCAAAGCTGGATGCGTTGGCGGAGACGATTCGATCCTGCGGCGGCCGCGCCACCGCCATCGCTGTGGATGTGACGGACGAGCGGCAGGTGGCAGGCATGTTCGAGCGCGTCGACGACGAGAGCGGCGACCTGGAGCTCGTGGTCTATAACGCCGGCAACGCTGCCATGGGGCAGCTTCACGAC
This is a stretch of genomic DNA from Candidatus Limnocylindrales bacterium. It encodes these proteins:
- a CDS encoding RlmE family RNA methyltransferase is translated as MSYQRKDAAYRAARQAGLRSRAGVKLEDLDARFHLFAPGQTVVDLGCWPGAWLQVAARTVGERGRVVGVDLVEVAPLGLPNVDVLRGDVADDGIRAQLRERTGGRADVVLSDMAPKLTGIRDADDAREEALVELALDVSRELLVRDGKLLVKLFSRVEAEAMRKLRAVFRIVSTYRPPSTRKGSSEIYAFARGRREEAREIGK
- a CDS encoding SIMPL domain-containing protein (The SIMPL domain is named for its presence in mouse protein SIMPL (signalling molecule that associates with mouse pelle-like kinase). Bacterial member BP26, from Brucella, was shown to assemble into a channel-like structure, while YggE from E. coli has been associated with resistance to oxidative stress.), producing the protein MKRRMVVHAMATSMCLLAAAAVPAEAQQPSDPPRVIRVSGTATVKASPDRARLTVAVVSRAPTAKAASEANATASQSLLAKLESLVKAPGEVRTAGYDLSAEYDYQERPGAAQRRLLGYVASNRLLVVTDDLPQVGALIDSAVEAGANEIESISFYLDDEDAARRQALLEAGRRARAEAEIVAESLGVALGPLVDASSESRGGPIPIYGRNRMAMMESAGADAATAVLPGTLEISATVSVTFGIR
- a CDS encoding polyphenol oxidase family protein, encoding MTNFDSKLPLVPHGWDRIDGLLCGFGDRRVAAPPSTVLLREQVHGDRVIDADATPIREGNGCRDGYARLDADADAVVVTGAGCVAGVRTADCVPILLVAPHRHWAAAVHAGWRGTIAAIAARAVERAVAAGVAAADLHAALGPSIGACCYEVSAELARRFGDQGHAVVERDGQQPHLDLRAINTAILVSAGVPAAHIQSCGPCTRCACDRYHSFRAQPGSPGRQISWIGWQGRTRPADPTPTR
- the gloB gene encoding hydroxyacylglutathione hydrolase, producing MRVVPVEQLMDNYAYLVVDERSGVAGVVDVAEADSVLAAAERERVRIAAILSTHHHFDHVGGNQALLQAAAPGSVEVYGYREDADRIPGMTRPLADGETFSLGTLTAQAIFIPAHTRGHLAYYFAADDAVFTGDTLFAGGCGRLFEGDAAQMMSSLSRLAALPDRTRVYCGHEYTQKNLEFAALLEPGNAALAERRREVARLREQGLPTVPSTIEIEKATNPFLRTHSQELRASVQARDAQAGDDPVSILAATRRLKDNW
- a CDS encoding UvrD-helicase domain-containing protein — translated: MTLNAQQLEAVAHDEGPLLVLAGAGSGKTRVLVHRIARLIEEGRAAPYEILAVTFTNKAARELIERCRALVGPDADDLWVGTFHGIGARLLRRHGALLGYPGSFSILDTDDQIRLLKDVLAAANIDETRLRPEALRAFIDAAKNEARTPADMAEAADSPFAVDAAGLYASYQQRLLAMGAVDFGDLITGVLRLFRSHPEVLSRYQQRLRFLHVDEYQDTNHAQYLMVSMLASAHRNLCVVGDDDQSIYAWRGADPRNILEFERDFPGAKVVRLEQNYRSTRNIIDATAALIANNRERHAKTMWTAADPGAKITVYHASDEKDEARYVIAGLRALGSARGRAAVFYRTNAQSRAMEEELVRNQMHYVIVGATRFYERREVRDLIAYLRFVGNPADDISLDRIINVPTRGIGRTTWERLRVEAAARAVPVWEVIGDDAVLAGLGSAARSRLLAFRATARAWLDGMFEGVAQLLLRILDDTGYIGYLESRPDDDPGGRSDNVKELVTVAQLFDEEYGALVPTPEDPLPPPLVAFLERLALASDVDQYESREQAVTLMTVHNSKGLEFGHVFLIGMEEGIFPHSRSVDEEGRGVEEERRLCYVGMTRAMTRLWLTHARRRHVFGSTQYNLASRFLDELPPGLLVHERSAVERGEYEQPRINRGGTDYADDFHDTWESRARPMPAPVRPASGLSSRLPSSPQSAGRYKPGMRVVHPMFGVGTVRESDGSGEAEKLIVQFQRFGVKKLVAHLARLEIV
- a CDS encoding 2-oxo acid dehydrogenase subunit E2 translates to MSFVPARPRRFTRATRLSSWRRLSLHVWGPPRDPTVYGTLEINMRKALVYLDELNAAGGPRATVTHLVVKAIAKALSEYPEANALVALRRVYLRSTIDVYCQVATDGGRDLSGVNIRQADCKSVADIADELMKAAAAVRSGRDRGSEQTKRTLARVPDALLGILLKLTGFLTYDLRLDLSAWGIAYDQFGAAMVSNVGGFGLGNGLAPLVPVSRSPIVLLVGEVVPRPAVEDGRLVVAPMVTIGCTFDHRVIDGYQASQMARIVIESVSDPQAAFGPASRSS